Genomic segment of Triticum aestivum cultivar Chinese Spring chromosome 6A, IWGSC CS RefSeq v2.1, whole genome shotgun sequence:
CACCTCACATTAACCATTTGGCACAACATTATGAATCGACATGAAACAACATGTCAAATTGTAAAAAAAACTTTATTAAGTATTTTATAAACCAAGTGCCTCGATTTGCTTCTTATATATGAATCAACATGACCATAACACTAACTTGACCAAATACTAACTTGACCAATATCCATCCATCTATCACAAACTTAACCAAAATCTATTCATCTATATTTAACAAACTAAGTGTGTAAAAACATTTGTTAACTTGACTAACATCCATTCACAAACTTAATAAAAATTATCTACTATGTATCTAAAAACctaataaaactaaacaaaacaaaaaaactacatTTTATTCATATATCTAGCATACACATCTAATATCCATTCATCCATGCATCTAATATCCATTCATGCATCTAACAGTGGCATTCATATAACAAATGAAATAAAGTGAAAAAAAAGAAGGCTAGCTCACCTCACCGGAGGAGCAGGCAGGGAGTCAGGGGCGGGGCAGGGCGTCCGGGGCcgaggcagggcggcggcggcggcagaggaggaggtggagtaggcggcggcggcgcgctgtgGGGGCGAGTGGGGCGGCGGCGACGCAGGGGCAGGGGCGAGTGGGGCGGCGGCGACGCAGGGGCAGGGGCGagtggggcggcggtggcgaggggGCAGGGTGGAGTGGGCAGCTACAGGGGGCGGGGCGAGCGTGGCGGCAGCAGCAAGGGGTGGGGAGTCGgggggtgaggcggcggcggcaggggacgaGGTGGAGTGGGAtggggcggcggcgatgtgggtggGGGCGGCAGGGGGCGCGGGCGAGGCGATTGGGCGGCGGCAGGGGGCGTgggcgagtgcggcggcggcgacaaggggccgggagtcggcggcggcgagcagttcgggtgtggtcggggtcgggggcagCAAGCTAGGGGAGAACGAGTGGCCAGGGCGGTGAGCGAGGGGATAAGGCattctatgccgacggctgccgtcggcatagatgccacgTCAGCGATCCGCGTGAAACACCCCCAATggccgcagctatgccgacggcttagccgtaggcatagttaTATTTTTAATTTGTTTTAATGTTTTTAAtagtttatatttttttcttctttatgtttttttatttcatataaattttttgatgttttttatagttatatttttcctttttcatgtttttatgtattattatttcaTATGGATTTTTAATGTTTTTTAACGCCGctcggccctctcctctcccggaaccacatagaggggaggggaggggaggcgccgaaCTCGAGCAGCTTCGTCCGCCGAGGCCGTGGCCTGGTCGCGGGTCTGGGAGCGCATGGTCGCCGCCTCGCGTGCTCGATCTGGAGCTTACTAGGTCAGGTGACTGAAGGGGGATGGGGTCGTCgatgggggtggggtgggggcggcggcggatccAAGTCCGTCGGAGAAAGATGCTTCACGCGGGGACTCCtgggagcaacattcgggccaaaccaaagctacatcccctccgtgtagacccgacgcgtccgttccccCCTTCAAGGGCaatccaagtatttaataatattcacactgcatcgttaccgcagaacgtctactaccgtgtcatcgccgtccgtgagggggcgccacgccccagagacgcgtgccgcctcttcggacatgccatcacaccaccccgcatgtatgagggtccggtgcgatgctccggtggcattgctaccccccccccccagggcccccgtcccgcctaaccctgtagtgtttgaccacgggatctagccctttgactttgcacggacgggctttgaccagcggacctccccacccgattgtgttaggtcagcccataggaacactttggagcaacaaccgggctagacccacagcaagatcccctccgtgtagacccgacgcgtccgtttctcccctccaggtgccggcggcggcgccgtccgtgagggggggcacaccccggacacgcgtgtcgggcgtttgcaaccgccacaacacttccaaacttgtgagaggccgcctacgcaagatttgacggcatgctagcccccggaggccgccggccacagctgTAGACGCGGGAAGGGCAATCCGCGTtgagggaattgttcggatacttctccatcaccaaaaattatgaaaaaaataccatcgttcctatagcacatgtgcccatgtcgtgcaaaaaaactcatgattttatcgcgcttcgagtatttaataatattcacgccgcatcgttaccgcagaacgtctactaccgtgtcatcgccgtccgtgagggggggccacgcctcggagacgcgtgccgcctcttcggacatgccaccacaccaccccacatgtatgagggcccggtgtgacgctccggtggcattgctacccctctcccctcagggcccccgtcccgcctaaccctgtagcgtttgaccacaggatctagccctttgactttgcacggacgggttttGACCAGCGGACCTTCCCACCCGATTGTGTtagttcagcccataggaacactttgaagcaacaaccgggccagacccacagcaagatcccctccgtgtagacccgacgcgtccgtttcccccctccaggtgccggtggcggcgccgtccgtgagggggggcacaccccggacacgcgtgccgggcatttgcaaccgccacaacacttccaaacttgtgagaggccgcctgcgcaagatttggcggcatgctagcccccggaggccgccggccacagccgtagacgcgcgaagggcaatccgcgtagagggaatttttcggatacttctccatcaccaaaaattatgaaaaaataccattgttcctatagcacatgtgcccatgtcatgcaaaaaaactcatgattttatcgcgctccgagtatttaataatattcacgccgcatcgttaccgcagaacgtctactaccgtgtcatcgccgtccgtgagggggggcacgccccggagacgtgtgccgcctcttcggacatgccaccacaccacgccgcatgtatgagggcccggtgcgacgctccggtggcattgctaccccccctccccctagggccccgtcccgtctaaccctgtagtgtttgaccacaggatctagccctttgactttgcacggacgaccTTTAACCAGCGGACCTCcgcacctggttgtgttaggtcagcccataggaagactttggagcaacaaccgggccagacccacaacaagatcccctccgtgtagacccgacgcatccgtttcccccctccaagtgccggcgacggcgccgtccgtgagggggcacaccccggacacgcgtgccgggcgtttgcaaccgccacaacacttccaaacttgttagaggccgcctatgcaagattttgcggcatgctagcccccgaaggccgccggccacagccgtagatgcgcgaagggcaatccgcgtagagggaatttttcggatacttctcgatcaccaaaaattataaaaaataccatcgttcctatagcacatgtgcccacgtcgtgcaaaaaactcatgattttatcacgctccgagtatttaataatattcacgccgcatcgttaccgcagaacgtcaactaccgtgtcatcgccgtccgtgaggggaggcacgccccggagacgcgtgccgcctcttcggacatgccaccacaccaccccgcatgtatgagggcccggtgcgacgctccggtggcattgctacccccccccccagggcccccgtcccgcctaaccctgtagcgtttgaccacgggatctagccctttgactttgcacgaacgggctttaaccagcggacctccccacctggttgtgttaggtcagcccataggaacactttggagcaacaaccgggccacacccatagcaagatcccctccgtgtagacccgacgcgttcgtttcccccctccaggtgccggcggcggcgtcgtccgtgagggggcataccccggacacgtgtgtcgtgcgtttgcaaccgccacaacacttccaaacttgttagaggccgcctatgcaagatttggcggcatgctagcccccgaaggctgccggccacagccgtagatgcgcgaagggcaatccacgtagagggaatttttcggatacttctccatcaccaaaaattatgaaaaaaataccatcattcctatagcacatgtgcccacgtcgtgcaaaaagctcatgattttatcgcgctctgagtatttaataatattcacgccgcatcgttaccgcaaaacgtctactactgtgtcatcgccgttcgtggggggggggcacgccccggagacgcgtgccgcctcttcgaacatgccaccacaccaccccgcatgtatgagggcccggtgcgacgctccggtggcattgctaccccccaggcccccgtcccacctaaccctgtagcgtttgaccacgggatctagccctttgactttgcacggacgggctttgaccagcagacctccccacccggttgtgttaggtcagcccataggaacactttggagcaacaaccgggccagatccacaacaagatcccctctgtgtagacccgacacgtccgtttccctcctccaggtgccggcggcggcgccgtccgtgaggggggcacaccccggacacgcgtgccgcctcttcaaacatgccacaacaccaccccgcatgtatgaggggccggtgcgacgccccggtggcattgctacccccagggcctccgtcccgcctaaccctggagcggttgaccacgagatctagccctttaacTTTCCACGGACCGGCTTtaaacagtggacctctccacccggctgtgtcaggtcagcccagagggacacctgggagcaacatccggggccaAACCGAcaactacatcccctccgtgtagaccctatgcgtccgtttccccccttcaggtgccgtccgttagggggaccacgccccggagatgcgtgccgcctctttggacatgccacaacaccacccggttgtggtaggtcatcccataGAAACACTTCGGAGATGCgtcccctccgtatagacccgatgcggctgtttccgccctccagatgctgccttgtgaccatgaggtcatgggttcaagtcctggaaacagcctcttacagaaatgtagggaaaggctgcgtactatagacccaaagtggtcggacccttccctggaccctgcgcaagcgggagctacatgcaccaggatGCCCTTTATAATCTATGAAAAAATTACAAACTACACATATATTCATATAATACATAGaaaagcataaaaacatatgtaaaaaagcataaaaacatatgtAAAAAAACCATGAAAACATATGTAaaaaaaagcataaaaacatatgtAAAAAAACACATGTAAAAAAataactatgccgacggcatacATACGACAGGGTTTAGGCGGGCGACGTggcgcggatcgatgacgtggcgcctatgccgacggctgccgtcggcatatctgcgCCGCGGATCAGTGACGTGGCGTGCTGAGGTATGCTGACGGCCGCCCGTCCCGACCGTCGGCATAGCTTTGACGCCGTTAGCCGCTGGTCACGGGCGGGGTCGCCGGGCCCACATGTATGCCTACGACTGACTTATGCCGATGGCAGCTGTCGGCGTTTGTTAAACTATATCGACGGCTGATGTGTGCCAACGGTTGCCGTCGGTGTAGGTAGGGGTAGCCCGACGGCAAGGGTAAGCCGACGGCCAGGAGTAGACTGTCGGCATAGATCCAAGTAGGCCGACGGCTGCCATCGGCATAGTTTTGGCCGTCGGCGTAGAGCCGTTTTCCGGTAGTGGTGCCTGAGAACGCGCCGTCGGGAGTCGCAGCGGGTCTCACTGGCCGTCTCTCGCTGGTGTGGCGTCTGAGGATGCCACTGTGTTTTACGGTACACACCAGAGTGCCACTCTGGACGAACGGTGTCGTGTGTCGTGTTGGAAGAACTACGTCGTGGCTGTTGATGCGTGCTCAACGAGGTCACCGCCGGGTTGATGTTGCGGTGCGCCGGAGCGACGTAGTGGCCGTGGTTGTTGCCTTCGGTCCGTGGGTTGGTCTTGTTCCCAATATATGCATGCGGAAAACATCACATAGTAATTGATTAGCATATTTGTTTAATCAAAACGAGAGCAAACGAACGAGACATGCATTCGAGGATGGTCAGTCGTTGCTTCCTCACAGAACGAATAAAACTACGGCAATTAGTAATCCCTGGTTGCATGCATGCCCGACGTTCTGTCGCAGCCAGCCTTGCAGCCGTCCGCAGCCTGCCGTCGCGCCGTGCACTACGCCCAGTCGTCTCCGCCGCCAGCACGCGGAAAGGCCGGCCGGGGTGCCGCTGTGGTGGAGTTCCCGTCGTTGCATGTTCCTTCGATTTTGCAACGCATCCAGACGGAGCTCCCATGTAAgcattggggtcaattgacccTAAAGAAATTAGGTAATCCTTCATTAGTCCTTCAGTAGTTTAGTACTAATTACTGTTCATTTAGACAAGATGACCCCGCTGTCATGGACATGACCCCATCAAACATTTTTTCTAGCTTCGTCCACGATCTCCACCATACAAAGCCTCCGCCACGAGCGCTAGATGGAACCGCCGCATCCAGTGGCGCCACCAACGCATCCGTGGAGGCCCCTGTCTTTCCTTCTCTTGATGCGAGTTGCTCTCACGGTAGAGTCCAACTGCTGATGACGTGTTAGAGTAAAACGAGATTGAAAGCGAAAGGACAATCAGTCCTGGTTTCCATTGACTCTCAAGTATATATACATTTAGAAGAGGTGGAAAGAAGAGGTTTCTatagaaagagagaagggacatgaCTATTCAAGGTTGGGCACACCCCTTTACTAATGATTATTAATTAATTAGCATGTGCTAATTAATCTACTAATTAATTCCTAACAATTTACAAAAAGATTACGCTAGACATGGTGGTTTCTATCAAAAAAGTGTAAAGTCACGTTTTCTGATAACCTAGCTCTTAGGaggtgtttgttttcagggacttttttatgtagggactaaaaaaagtccctcttagagactttttttaTCAAACGGgaaggactttttagggactaaactaggcattttgGACTAAATGAacaagactctcaaggagagtcttttttgggactttttcaacaatgcccctccatgcatttAATGGCCCGCCACctcatggtgttgtttgattgttatttttctatatactaggggcaacatggtcatttaataacctctagaaagggactagggactttttaggtggtgtttggttctctagtcctaggactttttctagtcccaactaaaaagtccctccctgtttgtttccatagactaaaaagtccctagtcctttcctagaggttattaaatgaccatgttgcccctagtatatagaaaaataacaatcaaacaacactaTGGGATGGCAGGCCAATAGGTGCATGAaagggcattgttggaaaagtcccaagaAAACCCTAGTTtggtccctaaaaagtccctcccgtttggtaaaaaagtctctaagagggactttttctagtccctacacaaaaaagtccctggaaacaaacacccccttagtCTCTGAAAACAAATAGGGAGAGACTTTTTAGGAactagagactttttagttgggactaaaaaaaatcctaggacttatgaaccaaatagGGCCTTAATGTGATGGTTTCTTGCAATTTACTCCAGAATAACCCGTTCTTTTTCGATGGATTATATATTTACAATACTAAAGCCTGTTGTGCAGGATCTATTTTCTCAATGATGGTTTCCGTGTTAAAAAGGGGGAGTACCTTAGAACTCATCTAGATAAGACGTAATTTGATCTCAATCACCTGAAAAACAAAAAtggatacaacccacgtcagcacacacgcatcttatagtatcacatccaatgactataaaagatgaatgagatcaaattaaatctcatctagatgagttctagcaaaactgttgaAAAAAAGGGAGAAATGCAGCCGAAGAGAAGCCTGTTTTCCACTCACGAAACCAGAAAACAGCAGCCATCACATCACAATCACTTGCGTGCAAATGCCACCAAACCAAACTTGGGAGCCCATGCAAGGAAGGCACAAGGAAGCTTAGGAGCCCATGCCACCCAAGCCGGCACGGCGGCGGGTGAGTCGATCGGCGGCCGTGAGTGGAACACACCGGCCGACTACGCTACACCCTACACGCATAGGGCCTCGCTCGCAAGTCACTTGTCCGAACCAGCCACAAGCAATGCCTGTCTTACTCCGATCACGAAGCAACTCCGCCATAGTAGACTAGCAGTAGCACTCTACCGGCCCGGAAAGAAAGAAGAGGATTACCGGCGAAATCTTCCTTCCTTTCTCTTACTTCCCGGCCTGGCTCACTCCACCCGCTGCCACCTTAAAGAAACCAACCGATGCAGATTATCCATCCAGCAAGCACCGATCCGTCCGTCTAAAACCCCTGATCCAAAGACAAAAAAGATACTATCGGAGTAACCATGGGGCTGTGCGCGTCGATGCTGCGACGGAGGGCCAAGCAGCGGCACCCGGAGCCGAGGCGCGGCACGCCGACGGCGCTGTTCGTCGTCAGGGGCGAGGGCGACCGCCGGCCGGAGGCGCTCGTGCTCCGGGTGCAGGACTCCGGCCGACCGCAGCTCCAGAAACCACCTGCTAATGTGGCACCCAGAAGGCAGGAGAGATGCAGCCGGCAGCAAGCCGCGGACGCGCCGGACAGGACGGTCCGTGCTCAGGCTCAGCCTCCTCGGTTGGTTAGTGCCAGTACCAGAAGCACCGCCGGGATCGAGCCGGGTGCGCCGCTGTCCACGCGCAAGACGGCGACGGCCGGCCGAGGGGACCCGGTGATGCAGGGGCGGTACGGGACGCCGTCGATGGCACCACCGACGACAACGGCCTCGCCGCTGATAGTGCCCGGGacgccggcgtcggcggcgatgacGCCGGGGCGGCCGGTGTGGCAGAGGAGGATACTGATGGGGATGCGGTGCGAGCTGCCGCGGTTCAGCGGCCTCCTGCTCTACGACGAGCACGGCCGGCCGATGCACATCGCCACCGCGGGCCGAAGGAACCACCGCCAGGTATGCAGGTATgcagagtactccctccgtccgcaaaTAAATATacttctagcttttgtcttaagtcaaaattttaaaactttgaccaacttcaTAAAAAAAAGTAGCAACATTTATGGTCTTAAATTAGCATCCCTAGATCCGTTTTGAATTATACTTTCATAATATATAAATTTGATGTCATATATATTACTACTTTTTTGTATatagttggtcaaaattttaaaactttgacttagaatagaagttagaagtacacttatttgcggacggagggagtaggcttACAATATATGGTTGCTTCTGAACAATACAGAGTTCAGATTGATGTGCTCCGTTTTGACCTGTTTTTCTCCAGGGGAAGAAGAAGACTGCCACTGCCAGGACACCTTCCACGACAACTCTCAGGGACCTCCTATAGTTAGTTTGTTTGTTGCGACCAGTTGACAGAGGCTGAAGGAATACTCTGCTGTAAAACAGCAAACACAAGTCATGTGAATATGTGATACTTATATGAAATGGATTCGCTGTTCATAGAAGACATTTGTTTTACTGACCAAGCTTCTCATGTGACATGGTTAATTATGCCATGTCACATTGTCCTAGACCAAGAATTGGTCGTGCTGTTAttctagaaaaaaataaagaattGGTCGTGAAGGCAGGTTAAGGTTAAGTTTAAGCCCCTGCCTCCTCCTGTTTGGCTCTGCTATGAACTGAGCACAGCAACCCAGACAAGAAGCAGAATGAAACTGAAACTATGAAGCAGACACCTAAATGCCACTGCCTGACAGCACACAATGCACTTGCAATCAATTAGGAGTGATGGACACTTCTTTGCACATCAACTAATACACAGGctgaataaaaaaagaaaaaggagagagCCCCAACTGAACACTACCCAACAACAACAGGCTATATATGATTTCCCGCATGCTTCCTCCACTAGGCTTCTGTTTCTCTTCAGTCATCTCCAGCACATTCCAGCCATGGAGCCTGTCTAATCCCGAACCCCGACCGGACCGGCGATAAGCGACGACGCCGTTGCACTTCCCCCCACCCCCACGGTGTCATGTCATCGGAGCCCGACGGGGAGACCACCGCCGCGACTGGCTTCTTCCGTTCCTCCATCAGATCATCAGTGTCTATACGCGAGCAACGACACAGTTAGCGAGAGATGACATGGTCAAGGATCATCGATCACTTcccaaatctcaagcacttgttgtGTTTCACTTCGCCCATGCTCGACGGCGGTACCTGCGGCGCCTTTGTCGCTCGCTCCTTCGCCAGCTTCTCCATCGCGTTCACGAACTTCCGCAGGTGCCGGATGTACTCGGGGTACGTCTCCAGGTTGCAGTGGCCACCACCTTTGACCCACAGCGGCTCGTACTTCTCCTTCGCTAGCTCCCATAGGCGCTTGCCGTGCGAGAAGTCAACGATGTCGTCCGCCGTGCCCTGAAATGTGATTCAGCAAAGTCCAGATCAAGCAAAGATCCAGCTGGAAGTGACCATAAAGCATATCATAATCTTGAGTCTTGGCACAAAGATAATGAAACCACAAACATTTTGAACTCCAGCTAATTAGACGTTTAAATACAATATTTAAGTCTGCATTCGGAGCAGGCTTCATAGGGGACACTAATAAACGCAGACTGTCCATATGCATCAGGAGTCCAGGACACCACCACCAAGTTCTTGTGGTGGCAACTATCATATGTTTTTTTTTAATCTATTTTTGTAGTTTCAAAGGCTGAGAAGATAAGCTTCCTTTATGGGAAGGAACAAAATCATAGCAGTTCCATCAGAACACACAAATCAATGAGATAGACTTGCTATGAGAAAAAGATGACTGGACATCAATGCAAAAGGTAAGTGAGTCCCTACTCACATGTATAACCAGCACTGGACATTCGACCTGCTTTATTTTGTCGATGTTCTGCAATCGTTGGCAGTAAGGTGATGATTAGAAGAATAAACGACCGGCATTTCAGAACCAAAGTGAAAAGGCGTATAACCCAGACTTCCAGACTTACCTTGAAGATATCAAACCAAAGTGTCACTTTCACTGGATACAAAACGCGTATGCCTGACAGAATACCGCTGTGAAGGACGACCCCTCTTAGTTTCTCCAAACGTGAGGCCAAGTGCAACGTCGGTCCGCTTCCAACTGATTGCCCATACAGGATCAGATCCTCTTGCCCTATCCCATACTCCTTTTTCAAACAGTCGTAGACAGCCTCTATGTCGTAGTACGTGTTATACTCCGATGGCTGCCGAAGCGGAAAACAAGATCGAAAAAAGGAGCGTAGTTAGGTTATGTATTCCACACAAGGAAAAATGTACCACTCAGCTACCTAATATATATAAGTGCATACACATGAACATGTCTACTATCATTTATTCTGCTATAACAACAATTGTCTCCCATGTAAGTGTACAACAGTTCACAAAATCTATGTATTGCATATGGGAACAAGCACACATGCTAGTTCATTATTTGATTGGCCAAAGGAAGGTTTTGAGTAGGGACCGATAACCGATAAGTGTTGGGGCTGTTGGTCCCTTACTTTAGCAACTTTGTCAAAAGGATGACAACCAGAACAAAGGTAACATCATGGACTAGAATAGCAGAAAGCGAGTATGACTTTTGGGGTGTTTGTAGTGCATATGAATGAAAAAGCATGACCAACCATTTGCCGATGTCCTTTTATAGATGAGGCCAACAAAGATGGGAGTGGCTAATAATTATTATTTGCTTTTAAGAAAGGGTGCCCACACACCTATCGAAGAACACAAAGCTGATTATGAGAAAAGGATAGGGAGCAATGCAATCCAATAGTTGTCAGTAATTGATGAAAATGTGGCACTATCATATACAGGGGACATCATGATCACAAAATTTGAGAGTTTATGTAGGAATGGGACGTGACAAAAAAAGACAGCTTAACTGCAGATTTAAGCAACAGGAGAACCGCGTTCGAGTTCTTATAATTACTTGGGGATTCAGATTCTTACTTTTCCTGTAGAGGCCCCATATCCTGAATAGTCATAGCTGCACAAGAAAACCAAGTAAACAGATTTAGTAGATTCGTCGGAGTAAAATCCCATCAGCAAGATCCACCAGGCAAGAAATCTGCAGTCCTATCAGATTCAGGTAGAAACTACTTTTCAATTGGTGTAAAATACTCAAAAGTCTCAAAAGTCAAGCAGTAGACATCAACAAGATCCAGCAGGCAAGAAATCTCACAAATATGAGATGTGACAATATCCCATAGAAAACGCAAATTTGAAGATCTATTGGATTGCCCACCAAAGGGAACGTGCAGGTTGTCATCTGCAGTGCAACCACCACAAGGAAACAACCGTATACTGCAATACTCAGCACTCTCATATCTTCGATCCCTTATAACACACAACACCAAATGGCCTTACAATGCATCTATGCCACATGCACGGTGACGTCTGAACGCTCATAGTCATTGGTGAATCGATGGCCACTAACTGACTGACAATGCTGAAAGCAACATCAGCAGAAGAGCACACATGGGAGCAATCGTTAGCATCAGCATCAGAGCAGAACCTGATGATATGGTACAGACTGGTACTACAATAATTGAAGCCGTTGAAAAACCTGGGATCTTCTCCCCGGATTAATTAACCTCAGACCTGGTACTATAATCAAAGGTAGGCGACTGGCTGTTTGTTTCTACCCCGGAATTGTGACTAGGATAGGATATGGTTGGAGCAGATTATCTCCACGAAGAAGCAAAACCCAAATTGTGTCTGAATCAaacttaaaaaaaataaaaatggaagcaggcTATTCAGCAGAGAGTTATCCAGCGGATCTTCCCCGGGTCAATCAAAAAATTCCAAACGCCACCTAATTCATTATTTATTCACGGTTGGCtgactagcagacgacaaagacgaAGCTCCGATTAAATCCTCCTCGAACCGAATCAGCATGCGCTGGAGCCAGAAAACAACTCCGGATACGGAATATTACGAGGAATACGACCACCAACAGCCTGCCAAATCCAATCGGAAGTGCAGAAGATG
This window contains:
- the LOC123128783 gene encoding uncharacterized protein yields the protein MGLCASMLRRRAKQRHPEPRRGTPTALFVVRGEGDRRPEALVLRVQDSGRPQLQKPPANVAPRRQERCSRQQAADAPDRTVRAQAQPPRLVSASTRSTAGIEPGAPLSTRKTATAGRGDPVMQGRYGTPSMAPPTTTASPLIVPGTPASAAMTPGRPVWQRRILMGMRCELPRFSGLLLYDEHGRPMHIATAGRRNHRQGKKKTATARTPSTTTLRDLL
- the LOC123128782 gene encoding alpha/beta hydrolase domain-containing protein 17C isoform X2 yields the protein MGNVTSSVAARLAFFPPEPATYEVAAEEGGLRMTGVLPDANVDVHALPTRAGTRVVAAFWRYPTARLTLLYSHGNAADLGQMLGLFMELRSHLRVNIMCYDYSGYGASTGKPSEYNTYYDIEAVYDCLKKEYGIGQEDLILYGQSVGSGPTLHLASRLEKLRGVVLHSGILSGIRVLYPVKVTLWFDIFKNIDKIKQVECPVLVIHGTADDIVDFSHGKRLWELAKEKYEPLWVKGGGHCNLETYPEYIRHLRKFVNAMEKLAKERATKAPQTLMI
- the LOC123128782 gene encoding alpha/beta hydrolase domain-containing protein 17C isoform X1, with protein sequence MGNVTSSVAARLAFFPPEPATYEVAAEEGGLRMTGVLPDANVDVHALPTRAGTRVVAAFWRYPTARLTLLYSHGNAADLGQMLGLFMELRSHLRVNIMCYDYSGYGASTGKPSEYNTYYDIEAVYDCLKKEYGIGQEDLILYGQSVGSGPTLHLASRLEKLRGVVLHSGILSGIRVLYPVKVTLWFDIFKNIDKIKQVECPVLVIHGTADDIVDFSHGKRLWELAKEKYEPLWVKGGGHCNLETYPEYIRHLRKFVNAMEKLAKERATKAPQVPPSSMGEVKHNKCLRFGK